The genomic segment CGACTTCGAAGTCGAGGACCGCAACGGATACCGCCTCTGCTTCGGACAGGACACCGCGTGAGAGCGCGGGCGGCTCACTGAGGGCCATGGCGGCTAGACATTGGCCTCGTCGTCGCGTTAGCCTGACGCTCAGGAAAAGGAGAGCGCGGATGCGCACCTTCAATTTCATCGTCGAGCGCGACCCGGATACCGGACTGTACGTCGGCCATGTTCCGGGATGGCCAGGCGCGCATAGCCAGGGCGCCACGCTGGACGAGCTCGAGGCGAACCTGCGCGAAGTCATCGTCATGCTCCTCGAGGACGGCGATCCGAAACTCGAGTCCGAGTTCGTGGGTCTCCAGACCATCCGCGTGGCGTAGGGGTGGGTTCCGTCCCCGTCCTCAAGGCGCGTGAAGTTTCGGCGCTCTTGAT from the Acidobacteriota bacterium genome contains:
- a CDS encoding type II toxin-antitoxin system HicB family antitoxin codes for the protein MRTFNFIVERDPDTGLYVGHVPGWPGAHSQGATLDELEANLREVIVMLLEDGDPKLESEFVGLQTIRVA